Proteins encoded together in one Marinithermus hydrothermalis DSM 14884 window:
- a CDS encoding 3-hydroxyacyl-CoA dehydrogenase, producing MNERVAVIGAGTMGRGIAQVAAQSGFPVTLYDAFPEALPRALEHLQAILQKLEAKGRLNEPAGAILERIQTTAALEDLKDARWVIEAAPERLELKRELFARLDECAPHAILATNTSTLSITAIASATKRPHQVVGLHFFNPAPLMKLVEVIPGLETAPEVVEAAVAFAQRLGKEPVVAKDSPGFIVNRVARPFYGEALKLHGEGIPFEAIDTIMRGLGFRMGPFELMDLIGLDVNYAATTSVYAAYFQEPRYKPHPIQRRMVEAGYLGQKSGRGFYRYPREPQEPEPPPARSEQAPKALILGSGPLADLLRARFAHTTNSDEAAFILDARVRLEKKSYPAAPPKLPVVTLVWGHSASTALRAYSEASDVAGFSLVPPVTERAVAELYAPLAGGEEAVALARRYFEAHGLRTLTLPDTPGGVGFRILALLINEAVSALQEGIADPQGIDRAMRLGTNYPQGPLEWSETLGIKEVLRGLEGLFHELGEDRYRPQPLLRRAAAAGLGKWR from the coding sequence TTGAACGAACGCGTAGCCGTCATTGGTGCAGGAACCATGGGGCGCGGCATCGCCCAGGTCGCTGCACAATCCGGATTCCCCGTAACGCTCTACGACGCCTTCCCCGAAGCCCTCCCCCGGGCCCTCGAGCACCTCCAGGCCATCCTGCAAAAACTCGAGGCCAAAGGCCGCCTGAACGAACCCGCCGGCGCGATCCTCGAGCGCATCCAGACCACCGCCGCGCTCGAGGACCTCAAGGACGCCCGCTGGGTGATCGAAGCCGCGCCGGAGCGGCTCGAGCTCAAGCGCGAGCTCTTCGCCCGGCTGGACGAGTGCGCGCCCCACGCCATCCTCGCCACCAACACCTCCACCCTCTCCATCACCGCGATCGCGAGCGCCACGAAACGCCCGCACCAGGTCGTGGGGTTGCACTTTTTCAACCCCGCCCCCCTCATGAAGCTGGTGGAGGTCATCCCCGGCCTCGAGACCGCGCCCGAGGTGGTCGAGGCGGCGGTGGCGTTCGCGCAGCGTTTGGGCAAGGAACCCGTCGTGGCCAAGGACTCCCCGGGCTTCATCGTGAACCGCGTGGCCCGACCGTTCTACGGGGAGGCCCTTAAGCTCCACGGGGAGGGGATCCCCTTCGAAGCGATCGATACCATCATGCGCGGCCTGGGGTTCCGCATGGGGCCCTTCGAGCTCATGGACCTGATCGGCCTGGACGTGAACTACGCCGCAACCACCAGCGTGTACGCGGCGTACTTCCAGGAGCCGCGCTACAAACCCCACCCCATCCAGCGCCGCATGGTCGAGGCCGGGTACCTGGGGCAAAAAAGCGGGCGGGGGTTCTACCGGTACCCTCGAGAACCCCAGGAGCCCGAACCGCCCCCGGCCCGCTCGGAGCAAGCCCCCAAGGCCCTCATCCTCGGCTCGGGTCCGCTCGCCGACCTCCTGCGCGCGCGCTTCGCGCACACCACCAACTCCGACGAAGCCGCGTTCATTCTGGATGCCCGCGTGCGCCTCGAGAAAAAATCCTACCCCGCCGCCCCCCCGAAACTGCCCGTGGTCACCCTGGTCTGGGGGCACTCGGCAAGCACAGCGCTCCGCGCGTACAGCGAGGCCTCCGACGTGGCTGGGTTCAGCCTCGTGCCGCCCGTCACGGAGCGCGCCGTGGCCGAGCTCTACGCGCCGCTCGCGGGCGGCGAGGAGGCGGTAGCCCTCGCCCGGCGCTACTTCGAAGCGCACGGCCTGCGCACCCTGACCCTCCCGGACACCCCGGGCGGCGTAGGGTTCCGCATCCTCGCCCTGCTCATCAACGAAGCGGTGAGCGCCTTGCAGGAAGGCATCGCGGACCCCCAAGGGATCGACCGGGCGATGCGGCTCGGGACCAACTACCCCCAAGGCCCCCTCGAGTGGAGCGAAACCCTCGGGATCAAGGAGGTGCTGCGCGGCCTCGAAGGCCTCTTCCACGAGCTGGGCGAAGACCGGTACCGGCCCCAACCCCTGCTGCGGCGCGCGGCCGCTGCGGGGTTAGGCAAATGGAGGTGA
- a CDS encoding ABC transporter substrate-binding protein: MGKRTFIGVLALAVGLSLGFAASPIRVGVTVSATGPAASLGIPEKNTFLMIQEEINKAGGIGGHPVEFIILDDGTDPTTAVRNTRKLIEEDRVHAILGGTTSPISLAMIDPVAEAQVPFISLAAAKAIISPVDEKRHWVFKVPQTDEIMAKAVVADMVARGYQTVAYIGFNTAYGEGWAREFAEEAQAAGLEIVADERYAPTDTSVTGQVLKILSRRPDAVLVGAAGTPAVLPQRTLVERGYRGQIYQTHGVANPDFLRVGGEFVENTLLPAGPILVADQLGAEFPSKPVALEYIVQYEGRYGIGSFSTFGGHAMDAWLILKDALERTLDQVQPDDLAAFRSALRDAIEQTRGLVATHGVFNYSSEDHLGLSFEDAAVIVRVKDGTWKLERTFR, encoded by the coding sequence ATGGGTAAACGCACGTTTATCGGTGTACTGGCTCTCGCCGTCGGCTTGAGCCTGGGTTTCGCCGCATCCCCTATCCGCGTGGGCGTGACCGTCTCCGCCACGGGACCGGCCGCGTCCCTGGGTATTCCGGAAAAGAACACCTTCCTCATGATCCAGGAGGAGATCAACAAGGCGGGCGGCATCGGCGGGCACCCGGTCGAGTTCATCATCCTCGATGACGGGACCGACCCCACCACCGCGGTGCGCAACACGCGTAAGCTGATCGAGGAGGACCGCGTGCACGCGATCCTCGGCGGCACCACCTCGCCGATCTCCCTGGCGATGATCGATCCCGTCGCCGAAGCTCAGGTGCCCTTCATCTCCCTCGCGGCGGCCAAAGCCATCATCAGCCCGGTGGATGAGAAGCGGCACTGGGTCTTCAAGGTGCCCCAGACCGACGAGATCATGGCCAAGGCCGTCGTCGCGGACATGGTGGCGCGCGGGTACCAGACCGTTGCCTACATCGGGTTCAACACCGCGTACGGCGAAGGGTGGGCGCGGGAGTTCGCCGAGGAAGCCCAGGCCGCCGGCCTCGAGATCGTCGCGGACGAGCGCTACGCCCCTACGGACACCTCCGTGACCGGCCAGGTCCTGAAGATCCTCAGCCGGCGCCCCGACGCGGTGCTGGTCGGCGCGGCCGGCACCCCCGCCGTCCTGCCGCAGCGCACCCTGGTCGAGCGCGGCTACCGCGGCCAGATCTACCAAACCCACGGCGTGGCCAACCCCGACTTCCTCCGTGTGGGCGGTGAGTTCGTGGAGAACACCCTGCTGCCCGCGGGCCCCATCCTGGTCGCTGACCAGCTCGGCGCGGAGTTCCCCTCCAAACCGGTCGCGCTCGAGTACATCGTCCAGTACGAGGGCCGTTACGGCATCGGCAGCTTCTCGACCTTCGGAGGGCACGCGATGGACGCGTGGCTGATCCTCAAGGACGCCCTCGAGCGCACCCTGGACCAGGTGCAGCCGGACGACCTCGCCGCGTTCCGCAGCGCCCTTCGTGACGCGATCGAGCAAACCCGTGGCTTGGTCGCTACCCACGGCGTCTTCAACTACTCCAGCGAGGACCACCTGGGCCTCAGCTTCGAGGACGCCGCGGTCATCGTGCGGGTGAAGGACGGCACCTGGAAGCTCGAGCGCACCTTCCGTTAA
- a CDS encoding branched-chain amino acid ABC transporter permease translates to MDWLIFGFLLADGLTNGAIYAMLALALVLVFAVTRVILIPMGELVMYAPLTYAFFLDGKLPGTVWLAALMLAGWAALEYRTPRQAVLLALAAAAVLGIGVLGAHSTPLIAWIAAVLVVLPLGPATYRLFFEPIPRGTILVYLILAVGLHFVYRGLGLFFFGPEQFRPPAITSGEVVIGSVPIPYQALWIYAFTALLMAGLYLFFTQSLYGKALRAAAVNRIGARLSGISPKEAGRVAFLIAMSAGALTGMLTAPLTNAAYDMGFLMGLKGFVAAILGGLTSYPLAAGGALLVGLLEAYSSFAASAYKEAIVFALLLPVLVWRSLGTLELGGEEE, encoded by the coding sequence ATGGACTGGCTCATCTTCGGTTTCCTCCTCGCGGACGGGCTTACGAACGGGGCGATTTACGCCATGCTCGCCCTGGCTTTGGTCCTGGTCTTCGCGGTCACGCGCGTCATCCTCATCCCGATGGGCGAGCTGGTGATGTACGCGCCTCTGACCTACGCCTTCTTCCTGGACGGCAAGCTCCCGGGAACGGTGTGGCTCGCCGCGCTGATGCTCGCGGGGTGGGCCGCCCTGGAGTACCGGACCCCACGGCAAGCGGTCCTTTTGGCCCTAGCCGCCGCGGCCGTCCTCGGGATCGGGGTCCTCGGCGCGCACAGCACCCCCCTGATCGCCTGGATCGCGGCGGTGCTCGTCGTCCTTCCCCTGGGGCCCGCCACTTACCGGTTGTTCTTCGAGCCAATCCCGCGCGGCACGATCCTGGTGTACCTGATCCTCGCGGTGGGGCTGCACTTCGTTTATAGAGGGCTCGGGCTATTCTTCTTCGGCCCCGAGCAGTTCCGCCCCCCGGCAATCACCAGCGGGGAGGTGGTGATCGGTTCGGTGCCGATCCCCTATCAAGCCCTGTGGATCTATGCCTTCACCGCCCTCCTCATGGCGGGCCTATACCTCTTCTTCACGCAAAGCCTCTACGGTAAGGCCCTGCGCGCCGCCGCTGTGAACCGCATCGGCGCACGCCTGAGCGGCATCAGCCCCAAGGAGGCCGGGCGCGTCGCCTTCCTGATCGCGATGAGTGCAGGCGCCCTCACCGGCATGCTCACCGCGCCCCTCACCAACGCCGCCTACGATATGGGATTCCTCATGGGCCTCAAGGGGTTCGTGGCCGCCATTCTCGGCGGGCTCACGAGCTACCCCCTAGCGGCCGGAGGCGCGCTCCTCGTGGGCCTGCTCGAGGCGTACAGCTCCTTCGCCGCGAGCGCCTACAAGGAAGCCATCGTCTTCGCCTTGCTGCTCCCGGTGCTGGTCTGGCGCAGCCTGGGCACGCTGGAACTCGGAGGTGAGGAGGAATGA
- a CDS encoding ABC transporter permease subunit, translated as MSRRAWALVLLVFLLPLVLPPFYVTLLNFTAFNALVVLGLYLLTGLAGLTSFGQAAFMGAGAYATAIATTRLSLDPWLGLGLAVLTSGAFAWVLGAITVRLKGHYLPLATIAWQVALFIVMGSWITLTGGRTGLTDLPPVHLLGLELRTPQAFYYLAWSFAVLAAWGVNNLVASRSGRMIRALRGDAVAAASFGANPATLKLGVFVLAGVLAGVAGWLYAHFLRFVNPSPFGLEASIEFLIMGVVGGIAALPGVFLGSALITGLENWLQDLLPRLFGPGGNFEIIAFGLVLILILHRAPKGLWHFVEGRLPQATPPKPEGEGLAARPKPEEKSEVLLEVRRLTKAFGGLVAVNDLSFEIRRGEILGLIGPNGAGKTTCFNLITGVHPATSGEVRFKGRRISGHPPFQIARHGIARTFQHPHLFPEMTLLENAALGVYTRTRAGMLASMLRLDRHEEARALAEAWRALERVGLQDQAFEKAGRLPLGQQRLLEIARALAADPELLLLDEPAAGLRAGEKRELAELIQRLAREGVTVLLVEHDMDLVMNLVDRVVVMHYGQKLAEGTPREVQQNPKVIEAYLGGSLEETPGPGGAA; from the coding sequence ATGAGCCGCCGCGCCTGGGCGCTTGTGCTTCTGGTCTTCCTGCTGCCCCTCGTCCTGCCCCCCTTCTACGTCACGCTCCTGAACTTCACCGCCTTCAACGCCCTCGTCGTCCTGGGGTTGTACCTGCTCACCGGACTGGCCGGCCTCACGAGCTTCGGCCAAGCCGCGTTCATGGGGGCGGGCGCGTACGCGACCGCCATCGCGACCACCCGGCTGAGCCTGGACCCCTGGCTGGGCCTCGGCCTCGCCGTCCTCACCTCCGGAGCGTTCGCCTGGGTCCTGGGCGCGATCACCGTACGCCTCAAGGGGCACTACCTCCCCCTCGCCACCATCGCCTGGCAGGTCGCGCTCTTCATCGTCATGGGCAGCTGGATCACCCTCACCGGGGGCCGCACCGGCCTCACCGACCTGCCCCCCGTCCACCTCCTCGGCCTCGAGCTGCGCACCCCCCAGGCCTTCTACTACCTGGCTTGGAGCTTCGCCGTGCTCGCCGCGTGGGGCGTGAACAACCTCGTCGCAAGCCGAAGCGGCCGCATGATCCGCGCGCTGCGCGGCGACGCCGTGGCCGCCGCGAGCTTCGGGGCGAACCCCGCGACCCTCAAGCTCGGCGTCTTCGTCCTGGCTGGTGTCCTTGCGGGCGTTGCGGGCTGGCTCTACGCGCACTTCCTGCGCTTCGTGAACCCCAGCCCCTTTGGCCTCGAGGCCTCGATCGAGTTCCTCATCATGGGCGTGGTGGGCGGAATCGCCGCGCTGCCCGGGGTGTTTTTGGGTAGCGCGCTGATCACCGGCCTGGAGAACTGGCTGCAGGACCTTTTGCCGCGCCTGTTCGGGCCGGGCGGGAACTTCGAGATCATCGCGTTCGGGCTGGTGCTGATCCTGATCCTGCACCGGGCCCCCAAGGGGTTGTGGCACTTCGTGGAAGGCCGGCTCCCCCAGGCCACGCCCCCAAAACCGGAGGGCGAGGGGCTGGCCGCGCGGCCCAAGCCCGAAGAAAAAAGCGAGGTGCTCCTCGAGGTGCGCCGCCTCACGAAGGCCTTTGGTGGGCTGGTGGCCGTGAACGACCTCTCCTTCGAGATCCGGCGCGGCGAGATCCTGGGGTTGATCGGCCCGAACGGCGCGGGCAAGACCACGTGCTTCAACCTGATCACCGGGGTGCACCCGGCCACCTCGGGCGAGGTGCGCTTCAAGGGCCGGCGCATCAGCGGCCACCCGCCCTTCCAGATCGCGCGCCACGGCATCGCCCGTACCTTCCAGCACCCCCACCTCTTCCCCGAGATGACCCTGCTCGAAAACGCCGCGCTCGGCGTGTACACCCGCACCCGCGCGGGCATGCTGGCCTCGATGCTCCGCCTGGACCGGCACGAGGAGGCGCGGGCCCTCGCGGAGGCCTGGCGGGCCCTCGAACGCGTGGGGCTCCAGGACCAGGCCTTCGAGAAGGCGGGGCGCCTGCCGCTCGGCCAGCAGCGCCTCCTGGAGATCGCGCGGGCGCTCGCCGCGGACCCCGAGCTCCTCCTCCTCGACGAGCCCGCTGCCGGGCTGCGCGCCGGGGAGAAGCGCGAGCTCGCCGAGCTCATCCAGCGGCTGGCGCGCGAAGGGGTTACGGTCCTGCTCGTTGAGCACGACATGGACCTCGTGATGAACCTCGTGGACCGCGTGGTGGTGATGCATTACGGCCAAAAACTCGCCGAAGGCACCCCGCGCGAGGTGCAGCAAAACCCCAAGGTGATCGAGGCTTACCTCGGGGGCAGCCTCGAGGAAACCCCCGGCCCGGGAGGTGCGGCGTGA
- a CDS encoding ABC transporter ATP-binding protein, with the protein MILEVENLTVRYGAVEAVRNVSFYVEEGEVVTLIGPNGAGKTTTLMALAGLLPAEGRATYRGRPALGRTTEALAADGLVLVPERRELFAELTVEDNLLLGAFTRYRRGERNLKASLEHVYGLFPRLAERRRQLAGTMSGGEQQMLAIGRALMAKPRLLMLDEPSLGLAPLIVQEIFRTLAQLKQHGTTILLVEQNAKAALALADRGYVLETGEIQLSGPAGELAQDPRVLESYLGLRAGGEA; encoded by the coding sequence GTGATCCTCGAAGTGGAGAACCTCACGGTGCGTTACGGCGCGGTGGAAGCGGTACGGAACGTCTCCTTCTACGTCGAGGAAGGCGAGGTGGTGACCCTGATCGGTCCGAACGGCGCGGGCAAGACCACCACCCTGATGGCCCTCGCCGGGCTGCTGCCCGCTGAGGGCCGGGCCACGTACCGCGGCCGGCCCGCCCTGGGGCGCACCACCGAAGCGCTCGCGGCGGACGGACTGGTCCTCGTTCCCGAAAGGCGCGAGCTGTTCGCCGAACTCACCGTGGAGGACAACCTCCTCCTCGGGGCCTTCACCCGCTACCGGCGGGGAGAGCGCAACCTCAAGGCGAGCCTCGAGCACGTGTACGGCCTCTTCCCCCGCCTAGCCGAACGGCGGCGGCAGCTCGCGGGCACCATGTCCGGCGGGGAGCAGCAGATGCTCGCGATCGGCCGGGCCCTGATGGCCAAGCCCCGGCTGCTGATGCTGGACGAACCCAGCCTGGGCCTCGCTCCCCTGATCGTGCAGGAGATCTTCCGCACCCTGGCCCAGCTGAAGCAGCACGGCACCACCATCCTGCTCGTGGAGCAAAACGCCAAAGCCGCGCTCGCGCTCGCGGACCGCGGGTACGTGCTCGAGACCGGCGAGATCCAGCTCTCCGGACCAGCCGGCGAGCTCGCCCAGGACCCGCGGGTGCTCGAGTCGTACCTGGGGCTCCGCGCGGGAGGGGAGGCATGA
- the paaI gene encoding hydroxyphenylacetyl-CoA thioesterase PaaI: MTDAFCAHLGFEVVAVGEGQARLVARVRPEHLNLHGSAHGGFLYALADAAFAFASNSRGRPAVALSAHIEYFRPAHEGDVLEAVATETHLGRRVATYQVRLCKDTTLVALFTGTVYRMEERA; encoded by the coding sequence ATGACGGACGCGTTCTGCGCGCACCTGGGGTTCGAGGTCGTCGCGGTCGGGGAGGGCCAGGCGCGCCTCGTGGCCCGGGTGCGCCCCGAGCACCTGAACCTGCACGGCTCGGCGCACGGCGGGTTCCTGTACGCGCTGGCGGACGCGGCGTTCGCGTTCGCTTCGAACAGCCGCGGCAGGCCCGCGGTCGCGCTCAGCGCGCACATCGAGTACTTCCGTCCAGCGCACGAGGGGGATGTGCTCGAGGCCGTCGCCACGGAAACCCACCTGGGCCGGCGCGTGGCCACGTACCAAGTGCGGCTCTGTAAGGACACCACGCTCGTCGCCTTGTTCACGGGAACGGTATACCGCATGGAGGAACGCGCATGA
- a CDS encoding thiolase family protein yields the protein MKEAWIVEAVRTPIGKHGGALATVRPDDLGALVLKALMERSGVPMEDVEDVYMGCANQAGEDNRNVARMSLLLAGFPVEVAGTTINRLCGSGLDAVANAARAIMLGEADVYIGAGVESMSRAPWAVPKSERPFATGNLTMYDTTLGWRFVNPRMKAMYGTESMGETAENLAQEYRIPREAQDAFALRSHEKAIRAIDAGRFKAEIVPVEVRLRKETRWVDTDEGPRRDTSLEKLAALRPVFREGGTVTAGNSSSLNDGAAAVLVVSKDYAQAHGLKPLAKIRSMAVAGVPPRIMGIGPVPATKKALERAGLGMQDLGLIELNEAFAAQSLAVLSEWGMDPEDPRLNPNGGAIALGHPLGCSGARILTTLVHEMQRRSEVEFGLATMCIGVGQGIAMVVEKV from the coding sequence ATGAAGGAAGCCTGGATCGTTGAAGCTGTACGCACCCCGATCGGCAAGCACGGCGGGGCCCTCGCCACGGTGCGCCCCGATGACCTCGGCGCGCTCGTGCTTAAGGCCTTGATGGAACGCTCGGGCGTCCCCATGGAGGACGTGGAGGACGTGTACATGGGGTGTGCCAACCAAGCGGGGGAGGACAACCGCAACGTCGCCCGCATGAGCTTGCTCCTCGCGGGGTTTCCCGTCGAGGTGGCCGGAACCACGATCAACCGGCTGTGCGGCTCGGGGCTGGACGCGGTCGCGAACGCCGCGCGGGCCATCATGCTGGGCGAGGCCGACGTCTACATCGGCGCGGGGGTCGAGTCCATGAGCCGCGCCCCCTGGGCGGTCCCTAAGTCCGAGCGCCCCTTCGCCACCGGGAACCTCACCATGTACGACACCACGCTGGGCTGGCGGTTCGTGAACCCCCGCATGAAGGCCATGTACGGCACCGAGTCCATGGGCGAAACCGCGGAGAACCTCGCCCAGGAGTACCGGATTCCCCGCGAAGCGCAGGACGCCTTCGCCCTAAGAAGCCACGAGAAGGCCATCCGGGCGATCGACGCGGGGCGCTTCAAGGCCGAGATCGTCCCGGTCGAGGTCCGCCTCCGCAAAGAAACCCGCTGGGTGGACACCGACGAAGGCCCCCGCCGCGACACCTCCCTGGAAAAACTCGCCGCGCTCAGGCCGGTCTTCCGCGAGGGCGGCACCGTCACCGCGGGGAACAGCTCGAGCCTCAACGACGGGGCCGCCGCGGTGCTCGTGGTCTCCAAGGACTACGCTCAGGCCCACGGCCTCAAGCCGCTCGCCAAGATCCGCAGCATGGCCGTGGCGGGCGTGCCGCCCCGCATCATGGGGATCGGCCCCGTTCCCGCTACGAAAAAAGCCCTCGAGCGGGCCGGGCTCGGGATGCAGGACCTGGGCTTGATCGAGCTGAACGAGGCCTTCGCCGCGCAGTCCCTCGCCGTGCTGAGCGAGTGGGGGATGGACCCCGAGGACCCGCGGCTTAACCCGAACGGCGGTGCGATCGCCCTGGGCCACCCCTTGGGGTGCTCGGGCGCGCGGATCCTGACCACCCTGGTGCACGAGATGCAGCGCCGGAGCGAGGTCGAGTTCGGGCTCGCCACCATGTGCATCGGGGTCGGACAAGGCATCGCGATGGTTGTGGAGAAGGTGTAG
- the paaK gene encoding phenylacetate--CoA ligase PaaK: MFNPELETLPQNQLRKLQNERLQRIVRYVYERVPFYREALDRAGVRPEEIKGVEDLPKLPFTRKQDLRDHYPFGLFAVPREQVARIHASSGTTGKPTVVGYTRRDLEVFAEVNARSIAAAGGRPGMLLHNAYGYGLFTGGLGLHYGGEKLGMTVVPVSGGMTERQITLILDFKPDVISCTPSYAQTLADEFRKRGVSPEEISLKYAILGAEPWTEAIRESVEAGLGVKAVNIYGLSEIIGPGVSQECLEGQAGSHIWEDHFYPEVVDPDTGEPLPEGKEGVLVFTTLTKEAMPLLRYWTGDITYLTREPCVCGRTHVRMGPIRGRTDDMLIIRGVNVYPTQVEEVLRLIEELEPHYQLVITREGTLDEVELKVEVTEAVFRRVGAEVLSDEVVEADHYLNQLRAKVQHKIKDTIGVTMRVTLMAPGTVPRSEGGKLRRVVDRRKL, encoded by the coding sequence ATGTTCAACCCGGAACTGGAGACCTTGCCCCAGAACCAGTTGAGGAAGCTGCAGAACGAGCGGCTGCAGCGCATCGTGCGGTACGTGTACGAACGGGTCCCGTTCTACCGCGAGGCGTTGGACCGGGCCGGGGTGCGGCCCGAGGAGATCAAGGGCGTCGAGGACCTCCCGAAGCTCCCCTTCACCCGCAAGCAGGACCTCCGGGATCACTACCCCTTCGGGCTGTTCGCCGTGCCGCGGGAGCAGGTGGCGCGCATCCACGCCTCCAGCGGCACCACCGGCAAACCCACCGTCGTGGGGTACACCCGGCGGGACCTCGAGGTCTTCGCCGAGGTGAACGCCCGCTCGATCGCCGCGGCGGGCGGGCGGCCCGGGATGCTCCTGCACAACGCGTACGGGTACGGCCTGTTCACCGGCGGGCTCGGCCTGCATTACGGCGGGGAGAAGCTCGGCATGACCGTGGTGCCGGTCTCGGGCGGGATGACCGAGCGGCAGATCACCCTGATCCTGGACTTCAAACCCGACGTGATCTCCTGCACCCCGTCCTACGCCCAGACCCTCGCGGACGAGTTCCGCAAGCGGGGAGTCAGCCCGGAGGAGATCAGCCTGAAGTACGCCATCCTGGGGGCCGAGCCCTGGACCGAAGCGATCCGCGAAAGCGTCGAGGCGGGGCTCGGCGTGAAGGCCGTGAACATCTACGGCCTCTCCGAGATCATCGGGCCCGGCGTCAGCCAGGAGTGCCTCGAGGGGCAGGCCGGCAGCCACATCTGGGAGGACCACTTCTACCCTGAGGTGGTGGATCCCGACACCGGCGAGCCCCTCCCTGAGGGGAAGGAAGGCGTGCTCGTCTTCACCACGCTGACCAAGGAGGCGATGCCCCTGTTGCGTTACTGGACGGGGGACATCACCTACCTCACGCGCGAACCCTGCGTCTGCGGGCGCACGCACGTGCGCATGGGCCCCATCCGCGGCCGGACCGACGACATGCTGATCATTCGCGGCGTGAACGTCTACCCCACCCAGGTCGAGGAGGTGCTGCGGCTGATCGAGGAACTCGAGCCTCACTACCAGCTCGTCATCACCCGGGAGGGCACGCTCGACGAAGTCGAGCTCAAGGTCGAGGTCACCGAGGCGGTCTTCCGGCGGGTGGGCGCGGAGGTGCTTTCCGACGAGGTGGTGGAGGCCGACCACTACCTGAACCAGCTGCGGGCCAAGGTGCAGCACAAGATCAAGGACACGATCGGCGTGACGATGCGGGTCACGCTGATGGCCCCGGGCACGGTCCCGCGGAGCGAGGGCGGGAAGCTGCGCCGCGTGGTGGACCGGCGGAAGCTGTAG